From a single Myxococcota bacterium genomic region:
- a CDS encoding acyl-CoA dehydrogenase family protein, which yields RTRIREFIDKDVEPAAAVLEKTDDRAKWGPEIIRLRKLAREKGLWLPHMPKEFGGMGLGALGIATVSAECGRVPLSAFIINCQAPDEGNMHTLLHFASPMQVEKYLRPLCNGYVRSCFAMTEPEVAGSDPTGIQTFAVRHGDNWHVNGHKWFISGARGAKFAILIACTDPDADPPQARNSAFIVDLPNPGFEIVRDVHTMAGGHNHCEIRIKDLVVPHENMLGPQGQGHTLGQVRLGPARLAHCMRWIGQIEKALDMMVARTEERMLHGAKLSEKQGIQWKISEAALALYQCKLMVLHSAYLIETKQPFRQEVSMTKFFVANTLWKVLDQAIQVHGALGYSSDTPLEQMMKNARSARLVDGADEVHLTQIARHVIDAYRSEGSSRRATGLGLLF from the coding sequence GCGCACCCGGATCCGCGAGTTCATCGACAAAGACGTGGAGCCGGCGGCGGCCGTGCTCGAGAAGACCGACGACCGCGCGAAGTGGGGGCCCGAGATCATCCGCCTGCGCAAGCTGGCCCGCGAGAAGGGGCTGTGGCTGCCGCACATGCCCAAGGAGTTCGGCGGCATGGGGCTCGGCGCGCTCGGGATCGCCACCGTGTCGGCCGAGTGCGGACGCGTGCCGCTGTCGGCGTTCATCATCAACTGTCAGGCGCCCGACGAAGGCAACATGCACACGCTCCTGCACTTCGCCTCGCCGATGCAGGTCGAGAAGTATCTGCGGCCGCTGTGCAACGGCTACGTGCGCTCGTGCTTCGCCATGACCGAGCCCGAGGTCGCGGGCAGTGACCCGACCGGCATCCAGACCTTCGCGGTGCGCCACGGCGACAACTGGCACGTCAACGGGCACAAGTGGTTCATCTCGGGCGCGCGCGGCGCGAAGTTCGCCATCCTGATCGCGTGCACCGACCCGGACGCCGATCCGCCGCAGGCGCGAAACTCGGCGTTCATCGTCGACCTGCCGAACCCCGGCTTCGAGATCGTGCGCGACGTGCACACCATGGCTGGCGGTCACAACCACTGCGAGATCCGCATCAAGGACCTCGTGGTCCCGCACGAGAACATGCTCGGCCCCCAGGGCCAGGGTCACACGCTGGGCCAGGTCCGGCTGGGTCCGGCGCGGCTCGCGCACTGCATGCGCTGGATCGGCCAGATCGAGAAGGCGCTCGACATGATGGTCGCGCGCACCGAGGAGCGCATGCTCCACGGCGCGAAGCTGTCCGAGAAGCAGGGCATCCAGTGGAAGATCTCGGAAGCCGCGCTGGCGCTGTACCAGTGCAAGCTCATGGTGCTGCACTCGGCCTATCTCATCGAGACCAAGCAGCCGTTCCGCCAGGAGGTGTCGATGACGAAGTTCTTCGTCGCGAACACGCTGTGGAAGGTGCTGGACCAGGCGATCCAGGTGCACGGGGCGCTGGGTTACTCGAGTGACACGCCGCTCGAGCAGATGATGAAGAACGCGCGCTCGGCCCGGCTGGTCGACGGCGCGGACGAGGTGCACCTGACGCAGATCGCGCGCCACGTGATCGACGCGTACCGCTCCGAGGGCTCGAGCCGGCGCGCGACGGGCCTGGGGCTCCTGTTCTGA
- a CDS encoding glycosyltransferase family 4 protein, with the protein MSEGGQVGGAEADILRLAEELRARGHGAVVGAFGAPFLREAHAHGHPTLSVPRGVRYWAGMRAIARAVHEHAIDVVNAQSLRMTSLAGTARALRMFRAGLVTTIHNVADRANDRFTKPILLRLPDALVFVSRFERARLGELWGGERGEVIYSGVDLPLPGSLEPLDLATLHGVPRDARVLGFVGRLSPEKAVGDAIAALPRLPDDVVLCIVGEGPEEGALRAETRRRNLEKRVVFTGFSREVSRYMASFVGLVLPSRREALPVVLREAAAIGLPVVAADVGGVREIVVPRETGLLYPSGDVDGLVRAIRSLLDDPSRAATMGCAARERVSRMFDPKQWVDETEALFTRVARGD; encoded by the coding sequence CTGTCCGAGGGCGGCCAGGTCGGCGGCGCGGAGGCGGACATCCTGCGCCTGGCCGAGGAGCTGCGCGCGCGCGGTCACGGGGCCGTGGTCGGCGCGTTCGGCGCGCCCTTCCTGCGCGAGGCGCATGCGCACGGGCACCCGACGCTGTCGGTGCCGCGCGGCGTGCGCTACTGGGCGGGCATGCGCGCGATCGCGCGCGCCGTCCACGAGCACGCGATCGACGTGGTGAACGCCCAGTCGCTGCGCATGACGTCGCTCGCGGGCACGGCGCGCGCGCTGCGCATGTTCCGGGCCGGGCTCGTGACCACGATCCACAACGTGGCCGACCGCGCGAACGACCGCTTCACCAAGCCGATCCTCTTGCGCCTGCCCGACGCGCTGGTGTTCGTCTCGCGCTTCGAGCGCGCGCGGCTGGGCGAGCTGTGGGGCGGCGAGCGCGGCGAGGTGATCTACTCCGGCGTCGACCTGCCGCTGCCGGGCAGCCTCGAGCCGCTCGACCTCGCGACACTGCACGGTGTACCCCGCGACGCGCGCGTGCTCGGCTTCGTGGGCCGGCTCTCGCCCGAGAAAGCGGTGGGCGACGCGATCGCGGCCCTGCCGCGCCTGCCCGACGACGTGGTGCTGTGCATCGTGGGCGAAGGCCCGGAAGAAGGCGCGCTGCGCGCCGAGACCCGCCGGCGCAACCTGGAGAAGCGCGTGGTGTTCACGGGCTTCTCGCGCGAAGTGAGTCGCTACATGGCGAGCTTCGTGGGGCTGGTCCTGCCCTCGCGGCGCGAGGCGCTGCCGGTCGTGCTGCGCGAGGCGGCGGCGATCGGGCTGCCGGTGGTCGCCGCCGACGTGGGCGGCGTGCGCGAGATCGTGGTGCCGCGCGAGACCGGGCTGCTCTACCCGTCGGGCGACGTCGACGGCCTGGTGCGCGCGATCCGTTCCCTGCTCGACGATCCCTCGCGCGCCGCCACCATGGGCTGCGCGGCGCGCGAGCGGGTGTCCCGCATGTTCGACCCCAAGCAGTGGGTCGACGAGACCGAGGCGCTGTTCACGCGCGTGGCGAGAGGCGACTGA
- a CDS encoding crotonase/enoyl-CoA hydratase family protein, translated as MEYQEIQYEVSERVLTLTLHRPDKLNAFTARMLSELLDAFDRADADDDVRAVIVTGSGRAFCAGADLSSGSGTFDQRAGAQNVGIEARRDGGGRLTLRIYECKKPVIAAINGPAVGVGVTMTLPMDVRLASTEARFGFVFARRGICLEAASSWFLPRVVGVSRALEWTYTGRVFPATEALEGGLVRSLHAPAELVPAARALAREIADNTSAISVAMTRQLVWKMLGADHPMEAHKLDSRAITALGQSADAHEGVGAFLAKRKAEFKQRPSREMPAFFPWWRERPFE; from the coding sequence GTGGAATACCAGGAGATCCAGTACGAAGTGTCCGAGCGCGTGCTCACGCTCACGCTCCACCGGCCCGACAAGCTGAACGCCTTCACGGCGCGCATGCTGTCCGAGCTGCTCGACGCGTTCGACCGCGCCGACGCCGACGACGACGTGCGAGCGGTGATCGTGACCGGCTCGGGGCGCGCGTTCTGCGCGGGCGCCGACCTGTCGAGCGGCTCCGGCACGTTCGACCAGCGCGCGGGCGCGCAGAACGTGGGCATCGAGGCGCGCCGCGACGGCGGCGGGCGACTCACGCTGCGCATCTACGAGTGCAAGAAGCCGGTGATCGCGGCGATCAACGGCCCGGCGGTCGGGGTGGGAGTCACCATGACCCTGCCCATGGACGTGCGTCTGGCCTCGACCGAGGCGCGCTTCGGCTTCGTGTTCGCGCGCCGCGGCATCTGCCTGGAGGCGGCCTCGAGCTGGTTCCTGCCGCGCGTGGTCGGAGTGTCTCGCGCGCTCGAGTGGACCTACACCGGCCGGGTGTTCCCGGCGACCGAAGCGCTCGAGGGCGGCCTGGTGCGCAGCCTGCACGCGCCCGCCGAGCTCGTGCCCGCAGCGCGCGCGCTGGCGCGCGAGATCGCCGACAACACCTCGGCCATCTCGGTGGCGATGACCCGCCAGCTGGTGTGGAAGATGCTGGGCGCCGACCACCCGATGGAGGCGCACAAGCTCGACTCACGCGCCATCACGGCGCTGGGCCAGAGCGCCGATGCGCACGAGGGCGTCGGCGCGTTCCTCGCCAAACGCAAGGCCGAGTTCAAGCAGCGCCCCAGCCGCGAGATGCCCGCCTTCTTCCCCTGGTGGCGCGAGCGCCCGTTCGAGTGA
- a CDS encoding glutathione S-transferase family protein codes for MKLYDSALAPNPRRVRIFLAEKGITVPTEQVDIGKAVNRQPEFLAKNPFGGLPVLELDDGSYLAESIAICRYFEELQPKPALFGEGAAQRAKVEMWQRRMELGLFNLVTGCFQNTHEFFKGRIKQSPEYGEVCRHNALDRIAWLDGQLATRKFVAGDQFTVADITALCAIDFGRAAQIRVPPELANVNRWHRDVSSRPSAKA; via the coding sequence ATGAAGCTCTACGACAGCGCCCTGGCGCCCAATCCGCGCCGCGTGCGCATCTTCCTGGCCGAGAAGGGAATCACCGTCCCGACCGAGCAGGTCGACATCGGCAAGGCAGTGAATCGCCAGCCCGAGTTTCTCGCCAAGAACCCGTTCGGCGGTTTGCCCGTGCTCGAGCTCGACGACGGCAGCTACCTGGCCGAGTCGATCGCGATCTGCCGCTACTTCGAGGAGCTGCAGCCCAAGCCCGCGCTGTTCGGGGAGGGGGCGGCCCAGCGCGCCAAGGTCGAGATGTGGCAGCGGCGCATGGAGCTCGGGCTGTTCAACCTGGTGACCGGCTGCTTCCAGAACACACACGAGTTCTTCAAGGGCCGCATCAAGCAGTCACCCGAGTACGGCGAGGTGTGCAGACACAATGCGCTGGACCGCATCGCGTGGCTCGACGGGCAGCTCGCCACGCGCAAGTTCGTGGCGGGCGACCAGTTCACCGTCGCCGACATCACCGCGCTGTGCGCGATCGACTTCGGCCGCGCCGCGCAGATCCGCGTGCCGCCGGAGCTCGCCAACGTGAACCGCTGGCACCGGGACGTGTCGAGCCGGCCCTCCGCGAAGGCCTAG
- a CDS encoding FkbM family methyltransferase: protein MNLLRALRYARYYRNWRELEQARAAGRKPARAVLRDGTSFEAPAGVNPLRVLTPVFHKRVYTPPGFEIGADDTVVDVGANIGAFAVYAAQRTRGRVLAIEPHPENAEHLRLNLRANHCQRAEVAECAISDAPGTLPLFIGKSGTTHQLTPLGKDAGAGESVDVRVATFAQVLAEHGFERVDFLKLDCEGAEGVILPALPVALMAAIRTIALEFHDDASVLAHDALAKLLEQKGFRVALDWDGRSANGMLFARR, encoded by the coding sequence ATGAATTTGCTGCGTGCGCTGCGCTACGCGCGCTACTACCGCAACTGGCGCGAGCTCGAGCAGGCGCGCGCGGCGGGCCGCAAGCCGGCGCGCGCGGTGCTGCGCGACGGCACGTCGTTCGAGGCGCCGGCGGGAGTGAACCCGCTGCGCGTACTGACTCCCGTGTTCCACAAGCGCGTGTACACGCCGCCGGGCTTCGAGATCGGCGCCGACGACACGGTGGTCGACGTGGGGGCGAACATCGGCGCGTTCGCGGTCTACGCCGCGCAGCGGACGCGCGGCCGGGTGCTGGCGATCGAGCCGCACCCCGAGAATGCCGAGCACCTGCGGCTCAACCTGCGCGCCAATCACTGTCAGCGCGCCGAGGTCGCGGAGTGCGCCATCTCGGACGCGCCGGGCACGCTGCCGCTGTTCATCGGCAAGAGCGGCACGACTCACCAGCTCACGCCGCTCGGCAAGGACGCCGGCGCGGGTGAGTCGGTCGACGTGCGCGTCGCGACCTTCGCGCAGGTGCTGGCCGAACACGGCTTCGAGCGGGTCGACTTCCTGAAGCTCGACTGCGAGGGCGCGGAGGGAGTCATCCTGCCGGCGCTGCCCGTCGCTCTGATGGCCGCGATTCGCACGATCGCGCTGGAGTTCCACGACGACGCCTCGGTGCTCGCGCACGACGCGCTCGCGAAGCTGCTCGAGCAGAAGGGCTTCCGAGTTGCACTCGATTGGGACGGGCGCTCCGCGAACGGCATGCTGTTTGCCCGCCGCTAG